Part of the Bacillus sp. THAF10 genome is shown below.
TATCATATCGGATGAAAAATAAAATAACAAGTAAAAAAAAGATAATTTTTAAGATAGGTTATTGTTTTTGTAAAACCTGTTCAATAGAACTAGTAATATCAATATCTCTAAGAACTAATCCAGAAGTAATAAATTGTAGGCTTAATTCTGGACGTAAACCAGTAATAACCGGAGTGATGCCAATCAATTTTAATGACCGTATAAGTAATTCTATAGTATGTATTGCGGTGTTATCGAGCTGATAAACCCCAGAGAAATCAACAATAAGTTTTGAAATAGAAAGATTTTTACATTTTTCTAGCGTTTCTTCAATCAATATTCCTGCTCTAATTTCGTCAATTTCTCCAACCAATGGGAGAACTGCTAGCCCTTTTAGGAGGGGAACAATAGGAATGGACAAGCGAATAAACTCCGCACGAGTGTGAAGGAGTTTCTGTTCTGTTGCAATGGAAAACGCATGGCTAAATCCAAACACGATTACATTAAAAATTTCATCGATTTTAATAAAAATATCGGTAATCTCTCTGAATTTAAGGTCTTCTTTTGTTCCTGTTATCTGAATGAATTCCCATAAACACTTTTTATAAAGCGTCATTCTTGAAAGCGCATTCTCTAATGAGCCTCCAGCTTTCACTGACATAAATCCAA
Proteins encoded:
- a CDS encoding STAS domain-containing protein; the encoded protein is MTKLASSLIGNQFLLSKKELAQKMLEELILSDPDNPQYQLEETQVQVIHIFEVLIEFLGEYVMDPEQSVLERAKSWGESVGFMSVKAGGSLENALSRMTLYKKCLWEFIQITGTKEDLKFREITDIFIKIDEIFNVIVFGFSHAFSIATEQKLLHTRAEFIRLSIPIVPLLKGLAVLPLVGEIDEIRAGILIEETLEKCKNLSISKLIVDFSGVYQLDNTAIHTIELLIRSLKLIGITPVITGLRPELSLQFITSGLVLRDIDITSSIEQVLQKQ